In Microbacterium galbinum, a single window of DNA contains:
- a CDS encoding RluA family pseudouridine synthase: protein MESRSLPVPDGLEGARVDAALAKMLGFSRTFAAEVAASGGVRLDGVTLDKSDRLRGGGWLEVEWQPKEGPKIVPIAVPELGIVFDDDDIVVVDKPTGVAAHPSLGWEGPTVVGALAAAGFRVATSGAPERQGVVHRLDVGTSGLMVVAKTETAYTHLKRAFKERTVEKIYHAVVQGHPDPLAGTIDAPIGRHPNHSWKFAVTPDGKPSVTHYETLEAFPGASLLEIHLETGRTHQIRVHMAAHRHPCVGDPLYGADPTLSARLGLTRQWLHAHQLAFSHPATGEWVQFESPYPADFQHALAVLRDE, encoded by the coding sequence GTGGAGTCGCGTTCACTGCCGGTGCCCGACGGCCTCGAGGGCGCGCGCGTCGACGCCGCTCTCGCGAAGATGCTCGGTTTCTCGCGAACCTTCGCTGCGGAGGTCGCGGCGTCGGGCGGCGTGCGCCTCGACGGCGTGACCCTCGACAAGTCCGACAGGCTGCGCGGTGGGGGATGGCTCGAGGTCGAATGGCAGCCCAAGGAAGGTCCGAAGATCGTTCCGATCGCGGTGCCCGAACTCGGGATCGTCTTCGACGATGACGACATCGTCGTGGTCGACAAGCCGACCGGTGTCGCGGCCCATCCCTCCCTCGGTTGGGAGGGGCCGACGGTGGTGGGTGCGCTGGCGGCCGCCGGCTTCCGGGTCGCGACCAGCGGTGCGCCCGAGCGTCAGGGCGTGGTGCACCGGCTCGACGTCGGCACGAGCGGCCTGATGGTCGTCGCCAAGACCGAGACCGCCTACACGCACCTCAAGCGCGCCTTCAAGGAGCGCACGGTCGAGAAGATCTATCACGCGGTGGTTCAGGGGCATCCCGACCCGCTCGCGGGCACGATCGATGCGCCGATCGGTCGCCACCCGAACCACTCCTGGAAGTTCGCGGTCACCCCCGACGGCAAGCCCTCGGTCACCCACTACGAGACGCTCGAGGCGTTCCCCGGCGCGTCGCTTCTCGAGATCCATCTCGAGACCGGGCGCACTCACCAGATCCGCGTGCACATGGCCGCGCACCGGCATCCGTGCGTCGGTGATCCTCTGTACGGGGCCGACCCCACGCTGTCCGCCCGCCTCGGTCTCACGCGGCAGTGGTTGCATGCGCATCAGCTCGCGTTCTCGCATCCGGCTACCGGCGAGTGGGTGCAGTTCGAGTCTCCGTATCCGGCCGATTTCCAGCACGCCCTGGCGGTCCTCCGAGACGAGTGA
- a CDS encoding GNAT family N-acetyltransferase, which translates to MDIEVRPATVFADVATLVGPKTPTSNVCFCLSYRIGNAENQELRGEERAERVRGLCAEDPPPGVIAYLDDEPVGWAAVHPRRDTSFATNRRIPHIDDVDVWSLWCIRVRPGHRKQGISHALVDGAVAFARAQGAPAIEAYPVDNAGERVDLTMAYVGTRALFERAGFEKSAETTSHLNGFPRVLMRLDLSD; encoded by the coding sequence ATGGACATCGAGGTTCGGCCCGCCACGGTCTTCGCCGACGTCGCGACGCTGGTCGGCCCGAAGACGCCGACGTCGAACGTCTGCTTCTGCCTGAGCTATCGGATCGGCAACGCCGAGAACCAGGAGCTCCGCGGCGAGGAACGCGCCGAGCGTGTGCGCGGTCTCTGCGCCGAAGACCCGCCTCCCGGGGTGATCGCCTATCTCGACGACGAGCCGGTCGGCTGGGCGGCGGTGCATCCTCGACGCGACACGAGTTTCGCCACCAATCGCAGGATCCCGCACATCGACGACGTCGACGTCTGGTCGTTGTGGTGCATCCGGGTGCGTCCGGGGCATCGCAAGCAGGGCATCTCGCACGCCCTGGTCGACGGGGCGGTCGCTTTCGCACGCGCACAGGGGGCGCCGGCGATCGAGGCGTATCCGGTCGACAACGCGGGGGAGCGGGTCGACCTGACGATGGCCTACGTCGGCACGCGCGCGCTGTTCGAACGGGCGGGCTTCGAGAAGTCGGCCGAGACGACTTCGCATCTGAACGGATTCCCGCGCGTGCTGATGCGGCTCGACCTGTCGGACTGA